A single region of the Polyodon spathula isolate WHYD16114869_AA chromosome 40, ASM1765450v1, whole genome shotgun sequence genome encodes:
- the LOC121304981 gene encoding guanine nucleotide-binding protein G(I)/G(S)/G(O) subunit gamma-8-like — protein sequence MSNNMAKIAEERKAVEQLKLEVNIDRMKVSKAAADLLAFCEAHAKEDPMVTSVPSSENPFREKKLFCAIL from the exons ATGTCCAACAATATGGCAAAGATCGCAGAGGAGCGCAAGGCAGTGGAGCAGCTCAAGCTGGAGGTCAACATTGACAGGATGAAG GTTTCGAAGGCTGCTGCTGACCTCCTGGCATTCTGCGAGGCTCATGCGAAGGAAGACCCCATGGTGACCTCAGTGCCCTCCTCAGAAAACCCCTTTCGTGAGAAGAAGCTCTTTTGTGCCATCCTGTAA